From Medicago truncatula cultivar Jemalong A17 chromosome 7, MtrunA17r5.0-ANR, whole genome shotgun sequence, a single genomic window includes:
- the LOC11437869 gene encoding pectinesterase, which produces MATQETLLHKPRKSIPKTFWLVLSLAAIISSSALIISHLNKPISIFHFSSAPNVCEHAVDTNSCLTHVAEVVQGSTLDNTKDHKLSTLISLLTKSTTHIRKAMDTANVIKRRINSPREENALNVCEKLMNLSMERVWDSVLTLTKDNMDSQQDAHTWLSSVLTNHATCLDGLEGTSRAVMENDIQDLIARARSSLAVLVAVLPPKDHDEFIDESLNGDFPSWVTSKDRRLLESSVGDVKANVVVAKDGSGKFKTVAEAVASAPNKGTARYVIYVKKGIYKENVEIASSKTNVMLLGDGMDATIITGSLNYVDGTGTFQTATVAAVGDWFIAQDIGFQNTAGPQKHQAVALRVGSDRSVINRCKIDAFQDTLYAHTNRQFYRDSFITGTIDFIFGDAAVVLQKCKLVARKPMANQNNMVTAQGRIDPNQNTATSIQQCDVIPSTDLKPVIGSVKTYLGRPWKKYSRTVVMQSLLGAHIDPTGWAEWDAASKDFLQTLYYGEYMNSGPGAGTSKRVKWPGYHIINTAEANKFTVAQLIQGNVWLKNTGVAFIAGL; this is translated from the exons ATGGCTACCCAAGAAACTTTGCTACACAAGCCTAGAAAATCCATTCCCAAAACATTTTGGTTAGTTCTCTCTTTAGCTGCTATCATAAGCTCATCAGCCCTTATTATTTCTCATCTGAACAAACCCATCTCCATTTTCCACTTCTCCTCAGCTCCTAATGTGTGTGAACATGCAGTTGATACAAACTCATGCTTAACTCATGTAGCTGAGGTAGTTCAAGGTTCAACCTTGGACAACACAAAAGACCACAAATTGAGTACACTCATATCGTTGTTAACCAAATCCACCACACACATTCGAAAGGCCATGGACACGGCTAATGTTATCAAACGCCGAATTAACAGCCCTAGAGAAGAAAATGCTTTGAATGTCTGTGAAAAACTAATGAACTTGTCCATGGAAAGAGTTTGGGACTCAGTGTTAACTCTCACAAAAGATAATATGGACTCACAGCAAGATGCACACACTTGGCTAAGTAGTGTGCTCACAAACCATGCAACTTGTTTGGATGGATTAGAAGGTACGTCTCGGGCTGTTATGGAAAATGACATTCAGGACTTAATAGCAAGAGCTAGATCATCTCTAGCCGTGCTTGTTGCCGTTTTACCTCCAAAGGATCACGACGAATTCATTGATGAATCATTGAATGGTGACTTTCCCTCTTGGGTAACAAGTAAAGATCGAAGGCTTTTGGAGTCTTCAGTTGGAGACGTAAAGGCCAATGTTGTGGTGGCTAAAGACGGGAGTGGCAAGTTCAAGACTGTTGCTGAGGCTGTTGCATCTGCACCTAACAAAGGTACGGCAAGGTATGTTATCTACGTGAAAAAGGGAATCTACAAAGAGAATGTAGAAATCGCTAGTTCAAAGACGAACGTGATGCTCTTGGGTGACGGTATGGATGCAACGATAATCACAGGCAGCTTAAATTACGTTGATGGAACAGGCACCTTCCAAACTGCAACTGTTG CTGCTGTTGGGGATTGGTTTATAGCTCAGGACATTGGATTCCAAAACACGGCAGGTCCACAGAAGCATCAGGCAGTTGCTCTGCGCGTCGGCTCTGATCGATCTGTCATTAACCGTTGCAAAATTGATGCATTTCAAGACACTCTATACGCACACACCAACCGACAATTTTACCGTGACTCCTTCATTACCGGTACCATTGACTTTATCTTTGGAGACGCAGCTGTTGTGTTGCAGAAGTGCAAACTCGTGGCCCGAAAGCCCATGGCCAACCAAAACAACATGGTCACAGCCCAGGGTCGAATAGACCCAAACCAGAACACCGCAACTTCAATTCAGCAATGCGATGTAATCCCAAGCACGGACCTCAAACCTGTGATAGGCTCCGTCAAAACCTACTTAGGCCGCCCATGGAAGAAATACTCCAGGACTGTTGTGATGCAGTCCTTGTTAGGAGCCCACATTGACCCAACAGGATGGGCAGAATGGGATGCCGCGAGCAAGGACTTTCTCCAAACACTGTATTACGGAGAGTACATGAACAGCGGACCCGGTGCTGGTACCAGCAAGAGAGTGAAATGGCCTGGTTATCATATCATCAATACTGCCGAGGCGAACAAGTTTACAGTGGCCCAACTCATCCAAGGTAATGTTTGGTTGAAGAACACTGGAGTGGCCTTCATCGCAGGCCTGTAG